The nucleotide window AATGTTGGATTTGTTTCCCAAAATTTAGAGCTCAATTTGGACTTTTATTGGATCAACCATTATGTACTCAAACCTAAGATACAAATTTGGCAAGGAGAATGCCCTGCTCTTCCCAGGAAATTACAGTCGTTTTAGTCAATCTTTCTTTTTTGCTTGACACAGACAAAGGTATACAATCATGAAGATATGTTTAGGCACCTACACATTCAAACAACTACCAAANNNNNNNNNNNNNNNNNNNNNNNNNNNNNNNNNNNNNNNNNNNNNNNNNNNNNNNNNNNNNNNNNNNNNNNNNNNNNNNNNNNNNNNNNNNNNNNNNNNNCAAAGGCACAAATATCTGATTACGTACAAATCAGTAGTTCCTaagtcgtcatcatcatcataataccTGGGCATAATCTACTTGAAGACTTCTTTCTACCAAAGTCTCTTTACTCTATAAATTTTGCATGCCATTCTCTTTTTCTAATTGTGAAGTATAGTTACTGTAGCAAAGCAAACCTAAGGCACTTACGTGGGGGCTGCCATCCCGAGCCTCCGTCACAAACTCCATGAAGCGTTTGTACTGCTCCGCGTGGTTGCCAAGGTTACGGATCCTGGCCGCCTCCGTCCTCCTggtcctctctctctcctcctcATCCTCCATCTGCTGCTGCATCCGGAGCTCGTCTCTCTTCCGCTTGCTGGGCCGCCCCCGCTTTCGCTTCATCTTCCACTTCCACTTTTCCTGGACACTGTGAACATAGAATATATAGAATGTAgtatgttatttgtttgtttcttattgttttttaaacagAGTTTGCTGACAGTGCAAGGGCACCCTCGCTTTCGCTTCATCTTCCACTTCCACTTTTCATGGACACTGTTTACATAGGATGTAGATATACACACTCTCATTCACTTATTCATTTTCACACAGTCTGCATCCGGATCTCGTCTTGCTTGCTGGGCCGCCCCCTCTTTCGCTTCATCTTCCACTTCCACTTTTCCTGAACACTATGAACATAGAAcatagtttgttgttgttttttaaaccgagtttgctcagtgcaaggccattgaccacttctgtGCACTGAACTAcactcactgtagcagcatctcttgtcagaaacatcgagcttcagaAAGCTCGACTAACTGGCTCAGTAggagaagcaggggttacgagacTGCTTGGGAAACTCCCTTCCCCATTGAAGTCTGAATGGTTTGATTCGCTCACACCGgcaaggtcccctactctttttgataagtgtggggGGTTCATTTACGAGCTCAGGGTGCGGCTCTCCctgaacacaggacctccatttaaggtcctatccgagggataaTTAATATAGGACTATACTAATCATATTAAATGCTGTAGAAACCGACAACGGCTTACCTGTGTGTGCCAAAGGATGTGTGAGTAGTCTGACGTGGGGCTACACCGGGAGGTTTGGATGGGTGCAGCTTCCTGGTGCTGCTCTTTGTCACATCTGTGGGGAAAAGAAGCTCTTTTTAAACTCTATGCTGTactctaaactgttccaactgTACTACTGTCATGATACAATACAAATAGATAAGGAGATTGTAGCATGTAGctgttagaaaaatgtgctaCACCTCCACTAGATGCGacaaattactcaagcaactggataggatttttggaaacagtcagacatttcaagcgtggcatccactatcttttgtcagtgacactgaagagatcttgtagAAACAGGTTTTATACTCCGACTATGAAGTGAAGACTCCTTTACATATCAATCCACTTGATggattttaaaacaaaatttgggGTTGGTTACTGTAGAAAGGCTGGCTCTACACGTTGAGCAGATACAAGAATACAACAGATATTTGTGAAGTACCGTCTTAACTCACTTTTCTTGGGAGGACTCCCTCTGGCCTGGCTACCAGCAGTGACCTTGTCCTGGTCAGGTTTCAAGGTCGCGACCTTCCCCTCGGGCGACGGTTCCTTCCCGAGGTCGTCCACCTCAGCCTGCCCGTCCTCGGGGTCGGTCCTGTCCCGCCGAGCCTTTGCTGCAGACTCCAGCGCGATCAGCCTCAGCTGCAACTCCATCAGCTCCTCATCATCCTCATCTTCACCATCACCTGCCTGGTAACCATGGCAATGGGAGATtggtaaccatggcaacggagATGGGTCATGTAAGTTGTAACCATGGTAATGGGAGATTAGGTAACCATCGCAATGGAGATGTGTTATTAAACTTTGGCAATAGAGGGGTcatatgtcaataaagaaatGGGTTATGGATCAGTTACCATCGTAACAGAAGATGGATCATGTAACCATAGCAACCGGAGATTATTGatgtagccatggcaacagaagaTGGATcatgtcaccatggcaactggaGATAAGTCatgtagccatggcaacagaagaTGGATcatgtcaccatggcaactggaGATGGGCcatgtaaccatggtaacagagatGGGTCATGTAACCATGGTAGCAGGAGATAGGTCAGGTCACTATAGCAACAGGAGATGGGTCATGTAACCATGGAAACTGCATGTCAGATTTCATCATCAGATTTCATCATTCCAATAAACTGCCTTCAAGTTGATGAATCATGTCAATAGGATATCATATTACAGCACCATGGCAATAGGGAGTCAGATTATCCCAATATGCCAACACAGGTTCATTCTGGATTGCCAGAATAGCTTCTTATAACCTACCTTTTTCTCTTTTGGGGTGTCTGCTTCTTGTTTTGGTTCAGCTTTGGAGCTTGCCTTGCTTGATCCTGACTTTGACCTTGATCTCGACCTTCTCTTGACCTTTGAGTCCTGACCTTCCCCCTTAGGGCTGGTGTCCCTGGAGGTTTTCTCCTCACGAGTGTACTTGTCCAAGTCCCACTCCCGAATCCCCATCTTCTCTAGCTTCTCCTTCctgtcaatcaaccaatcaatcaattaatctgtcaatcaaccaatcaatcaaacaaacatttGACCTGTGACTTGTTCGATGAAATTGCTTAGCCACCAACATACTTGTGTTCTTTTACACTATTAATCTAAGGCATTATCCAAATTGAAATGCTGTATATATACACAGTGACAATGATATTAGCAGCCAAAATACTTatccagctttgaattttttctgtcccatgCATTTTTTGAGACTCCATGTTGCTAATTTCTGTTATCAATTCATCGTTAACTGTTCTTTTAAGCttccaaaaatgtattttcagcaAATTCATGTAAAAAGTCCACATTTTTTTGACTGATGGGTAACATTTTTCCCCGTCTCAACAAGAATATTTTTGTTCCAAGACAAAAGGACAGCCCTGATGCCCGTATAGACCATAGTAACTAAGTCCACAAAAGGTTTGCTAAGGCAGTCACAGCAGTGCCGTTACCTTTCTATCTCCTCCAGCTGAGAGCGGATACGCCTGTAGTTCTGCAACAGATCGCTATACTGGTCTGTGCTGTACTGTACCGTACTGTACtgttctctactgtactgttcCCACAGTGACAAAAAAGAGCACACTAAGCACTCTGCAACTCTGGTTAGGTCATGTCAAGTGTTCTCTACTGTTCTGTACTGTACTATTCTGTTACCTTTCTATCTCCTCAAGCTGAGAGCGGATACGTCTGTAGTTCTGCAGCAGATCGCTGTACTGTTCTGTACTATTCTGTACTCTTCTGTACTATTCTGTACTGTTCTGTACtattctgtactgtactgttgtTATCCGCTATCGGACTACATGTGTAGTGTACCTAACAGTACTGTTACCTTTCTATCTCCTCGAGCTGAGACCTGATACGCCTGTAGTTCTGCAGCAGATCGCTGTACTGGTCCGTGTCCTGCTCTGGTTGGTTCTGTTCTGAACTGTGCTGTACTTTACTATactgtgctgtactgtactgtactgtactgtactgtaatgtacTGTCAGACTACCTTACACAGTAACAGtgctgttacatgtacctttctaTCTCCTCGAGCTGAGAGCGTATGCGCCTGTAGTTCTGCAGCAGATCGCTGTACTGGTCCGTGTCCTGCTCTGGTTGGTGCAGCTGACCTTCGCCAGACAGGAAAGACGCGGACGACATCCCCCTGCCCACGCCACGCGGCCGCGGGTACACGTTCGAGCGGGGAATCGAGCCCGCGGCAGGCGTGTTGGGGTTGAAGTACTTCTTCATCCACGGCAGCCATGGTTCCGCCTCCTGTAGGGGCTGGTCGGGTCTGTTCCGCAGGCCTTGGGGGtaaggtcaagggtcaaacaGTAACATGtagtaatttccaagcagatagcGGTTGCATACATAAGATAgaatcaaaagctgccagaggagtgaagctggcctagatAATAACATCAAAGATTGATCATTATTTGAACGAGTAGtccaggtacagatacaggtccagacctgtacctaagcccatgtacctgtacctgtacctgtatctgtacctaaaaGTTgcttaggtacacagctctattTGTCACCCAGTAAGAGGCGGTATATTAACACTAGCCTGTACTCCACTTCTACATATGTCAACCAGATAACAGATAAGAAATAAGGGAATGTCCTATTAAATAGATGAGCTTTCCTGGATAAAGTTTGCAAGGATACGTGAGCTCCGTCTTGGCTCTCTGGGTTCTTCTCTCGGGGGTTCAAAGTTCTTCTGCGCCCCTCGACCCCCACGCTGTGACCCACGACCTCTGCCCCGACCTCGGAAGTTCTTTCCTCTGCCCATgtgatggggagggggagggctggaaaattttaaaagaaatgattaTACAGTCATTATAATATGGTACTGGCCAAAACACAAATCATACTGCACAAAAATCTACACAAATACTACACAAATTGTACTATAGTCTATACACAAATCTACACAAATTCTACATAAATCGTACTGTACACAAACAACTTCTACATAACGATTACCTGGACATTGTGAGAATGTGACCACTAAACTTAATGGTCGTTTAGATATATTTTTGTAGTTCGCACAAGCATTTACTCAATGAATATATATCATAAGAACTCTTTGGATGAGAAGTCAGTCACTGTCAAACAAGCcgcaaaaacagaatttccatCACAACATCTTGAAGACGTGTCTCCTTCTCCAAACCATTGTTGTGGAACTCCTTATCATCACACACAGCAGGGGCCTTCCTCAGTTTCACACTGTCTTCATTTACACAACAATCTGCAGGAattcttcacatattttgccattatcTACATTCTTTCTATGCATTTCCACTGCGAACgccaaaccaaggagctttgataaaagcttcttggcCAAAAAGATAAAACCGTTTGGAATTTTGCAACATGAACGGACCTTGCTGGCTGAAGGACTGATGAATTGATGACGATTTCCACCAACTACTCGACATTTCAAAAACGCACTTACACAGAAACAAGGTATTGGACAGAACAACATATTTACACCTCTTATCTTACATCTTAGCCTATGAGTTTGGTAAACTGCCCTTATTTCCATTCATTTTTCAATTGCCCATTCATCCATGAAGTATTTCATTCCTCCATGCGTTCATTCACTTTCGATTTTTAGACGACTCGCCTCATATCTAATAGTAATATCATAATCATGTTCATGTTTTGATTCGCAAcgttacatactagtacatgcacTTATAATAATTGAAGTTATAACTTTATACATAGATCTTTTTCTGCTTTTTAGTGTGTTTTCGTAGTCGTACAAAGCCTTACAAATTACGAAAGTCACTTTTATCCAAACACAGACTAGTGTctcaagaaaaatacacaagaaatTCCTTCGTTCATTACTTCCAGATGGAGTATTAACGATTCCgagacaactcggcacctgggacaACTGGGCCCCTGAAcaatcaggacaactcggcacccaGCCCAAGTCAACTCGGCACCTTAGTTTTGGACATGTCTGAGCAACAAAATTACCCCAATTGGGGTATCTATAGATAATATACAGCCATGAAAGAACGGTGGACACTTTCATTGTATTCTTCAATTGAACTTTAAGTCCACGAACAGGACCGAAAGCGTCACTCACTCAAAATACGAGTAAGCTTTatttgaaatataacgttacagaaacAGAGCATATTCACAAAGACCAAGAAGCTTAGTGTATGCTTCATAATGTCATGCAGTTTTTAGCCTAGCTAGTCGTGTAtacaatgtaaaaaataatCCAGTAGTCTCTGACTAGTCTGAGCCGACTCTGGTGAACTGACGGCCGGAGCCGACAAGGTCACAGCGGTTCCGCTCAGAGCACACCCAAGTTCGCCGACGCTATGAAAATATCTGCCTAGCAAAGTGAAAATTATAGTCATGAGATCGACTAGAGCTCCAAGATCGTTAAAAGTGTTTTACGAGCCCAAATTACACAAATGATGTACTGAGTATATGTGGTGCCGACATGTCCTAAACTAAGGGACGAGTTGTCCTGGgctaggtgccgagtcgtccTGATTGACAGGGGACGAGTtgtcccaggtgccgagttgtcctgataccaGTATTAACAATCATACACTCACCCGAGGTTCCCTCCGAGGTTCATGGCCCCATGGAAGCTGACTCCCTCGGGCCCGAACCCTCGGCCTCTCCGGCTGAGCAGCTCGCGGAAGCGCCACTCCCCGGGCGGGTCCGGCGCGTTCCTCGGCGGGGGGAAGCCCGTGTCCCCGCGGGGCCCGGGCGGGTCGTACGGTCCCCGGGTACGGCGGAAGTCCACTCTTAGTGGGGCGGGGGGGAAATCATCGGCGGGACCGAAACCATCAGGTCCCGCATTCCCCATGAAAGACACCGTTCTTTCGACATTTTCGTCGTCTTCGTCGATCTCACCTTCTTCTAGGACTTCTCCTTCTTCTATAGACGAGCCCTGGTCGTCGTCTAGGTCCATTTTGGGGCACAAATTACGGAAAAATATGACTAAGTTCTGACTGTCCGTCCTGCCATTTTTCGCTACGATCGTGCTGTTCCCGTTTGCTCTCGCGAGAATCGGGGACTCTGCGAGATTTCCAAGGTCATCAACTTTTAAGGGACAAACCGTTTATGTTCGTCTAAGGAGAACAACTTctgcataccatcttcagtcgaGGGAGGAGTGGACTCCTGTAGTGGACTGATCTTGACACTTCAGGTCATCGGCTACGCATGCTCATACTTCAGATGGCTCCAGTGTTTGTCTAGCTGGTTTTTGAATTCGTTCAACTTCTCACATTGTATTAAAGATCAATCGATTTTTAAAACTAATTACAGGAAACATttaattattttacattttatttctttttacttgAATATTGAGTTTAATAGACAAAGTATTTTAAAGTAATCATTCATACCTTTAAATACTAATGGTAGATCCctctcacctttgacccacagCTGAAAAACATGGCAGACTCGGAAGAAAAATCGAGTCGCACACTTTTCGTG belongs to Branchiostoma floridae strain S238N-H82 unplaced genomic scaffold, Bfl_VNyyK Sc7u5tJ_1285, whole genome shotgun sequence and includes:
- the LOC118407307 gene encoding zinc finger C3H1 domain-containing protein-like; the protein is MDLDDDQGSSIEEGEVLEEGEIDEDDENVERTVSFMGNAGPDGFGPADDFPPAPLRVDFRRTRGPYDPPGPRGDTGFPPPRNAPDPPGEWRFRELLSRRGRGFGPEGVSFHGAMNLGGNLGPPPPHHMGRGKNFRGRGRGRGSQRGGRGAQKNFEPPREEPREPRRSSRLRNRPDQPLQEAEPWLPWMKKYFNPNTPAAGSIPRSNVYPRPRGVGRGMSSASFLSGEGQLHQPEQDTDQYSDLLQNYRRIRSQLEEIERKEKLEKMGIREWDLDKYTREEKTSRDTSPKGEGQDSKVKRRSRSRSKSGSSKASSKAEPKQEADTPKEKKAGDGEDEDDEELMELQLRLIALESAAKARRDRTDPEDGQAEVDDLGKEPSPEGKVATLKPDQDKVTAGSQARGSPPKKNVTKSSTRKLHPSKPPGVAPRQTTHTSFGTHSVQEKWKWKMKRKRGRPSKQDEIRMQTVVQEKWKWKMKRKRGRPSKRKRDELRMQQQMEDEEERERTRRTEAARIRNLGNHAEQYKRFMEFVTEARDGSPHPKQEEERRRRSRSAESATSARPSAAAPLPMELLDNYEEVSMDVDSNDESPGLPPPDLPFVPPLPLEAPPEVPPPPEPSDVPSREDAADQDEDEDGDDDDDEDLEALRGEVFKSLVSRRALKEVRRTKILSSVSLRLNFKGHLLSNRISYYLDV